In the genome of Dioscorea cayenensis subsp. rotundata cultivar TDr96_F1 chromosome 1, TDr96_F1_v2_PseudoChromosome.rev07_lg8_w22 25.fasta, whole genome shotgun sequence, one region contains:
- the LOC120249449 gene encoding uncharacterized mitochondrial protein AtMg00810-like: MGFECSSNEPNLYTKSQASTYLFLCKYMDDIIYMGFSQEMLIDFKETMMKKFDMYDLGLLRYFLGLEINQGKDFIFVCQRKYAENFLHKVTMLDCKTKPSPMNPNEKLSLDNGSGDANARKYRKLVGSLLYLTHTRPDLIYDVSIVAHYMHYPSMHHLGVVKCIMHHHITSTTDFELLYECTDKLKLERYTDNDWGGLINDQKSTSGWVFNLGFASYYMMFKEV, encoded by the coding sequence ATGGGGTTTGAATGCAGCTCCAATGAACCCAATCTTTATACAAAGTCTCAAGCTTCAACTTACCTATTTCTATGCAAATATATGGACGATATCATCTATATGGGGTTTTCCCAAGAGATGTTGATAGACTTCAAAGAAACCATGATGAAGAAGTTTGATATGTATGATCTTGGATTGCTAAGATATTTCCTTGGGTTGGAAATAAACCAAGGCAAAGACTTCATCTTTGTCTGTCAAAGAAAATATGCTGAGAATTTTCTGCACAAGGTTACAATGCTTGACTGCAAAACAAAACCAAGTCCCATGAATCCCAATGAGAAACTTAGTCTTGATAATGGCTCTGGAGATGCAAATGCTAGGAAATATAGGAAGCTGGTTGGGAGTTTGTTGTACCTCACGCACACCCGACCTGACCTCATATACGATGTCTCAATTGTAGCCCATTATATGCATTACCCCTCAATGCATCACCTTGGAGTGGTAAAATGTATCATGCATCATCATATCACTAGCACTACTGACTTCGAGTTGCTATATGAGTGTACTGATAAATTGAAACTTGAGCGCTATACGGACAATGATTGGGGCGGGTTGATCAACGACCAAAAAAGTACCTCCGGGTGGGTTTTCAATCTCGGTTTCGCCAGCTATTACATGATGTTCAAAGAAGTATGA
- the LOC120265712 gene encoding LOW QUALITY PROTEIN: malate dehydrogenase [NADP] 1, chloroplastic (The sequence of the model RefSeq protein was modified relative to this genomic sequence to represent the inferred CDS: deleted 1 base in 1 codon) → MAIAELSPSYPRARVHPSSLSSRFSNPLLSRRRFIPLRPSRPNGVLCSIAPNQIQVPVATPADSAGKKECFGVFCTTYDLKAEEKTKSWKSLINIAVSGAAGMISNHLLFKLASGEVFGYDQPIALKLLGSERSFQALEGVAMELEDSLYPLLREVSIGIDPYEVFQDVEWALLIGAKPRGPGMERAGLLDINGQIFAEQGKALNAVASRNAKVLVVGNPCNTNALICMKNAPNIPAKNFHALTRLDENRAKCQLALKAGVFYDKVSNVTIWGNHSTTQVPDFLNAKIDGRPLKEVINDIKWLEEEFTNIIQNRGGVLIKKWGRSSAASTAVSIADAIKSLITPTPEGDWFSSGVYTNGNPYGIAEDIVFSMPCRSQGDGDYELVKDVLIDDFLLKRLRKTEAELLAEKRCVGHLTGEGNAYCDLPEDTMLPGEM, encoded by the exons ATGGCGATCGCTGAGCTCTCTCCTTCCTATCCGAGAGCCCGCGTGCACCCTTCAAGCCTCTCTTCAAGGTTCTCCAACCCTCTTCTCTCCCGCCGGCGCTTCATTCCTCTCCGCCCTTCCCGGCCCAATGGAGTTCTCTGTTCTATTGCTCCCAA ccAAATTCAGGTTCCTGTTGCGACTCCCGCGGATTCTGCGGGAAAAAAGGAGTGTTTCGGTGTGTTTTGCACTACCTACGATCTCAAGGCG GAAGAGAAGACAAAGTCATGGAAGAGTCTAATCAATATTGCGGTGTCTGGTGCGGCAGGGATGATTTCTAATCATTTACTATTCAAG CTGGCATCTGGTGAGGTTTTTGGGTATGATCAACCTATTGCCTTAAAATTGTTAGGATCTGAGAGGTCATTTCAAGCTCTGGAAG GAGTTGCTATGGAATTAGAGGACTCCTTGTATCCTTTGTTGCGAGAAGTAAGCATAGGAATTGATCCTTATGAGGTCTTTCAGGATGTGGAGTGGGCTCTTCTAATTGGTGCCAAGCCCCGAGGTCCTGGAATGGAACGTGCAGGCTTATTGGATATTAATGGGCAAATTTTTGCTGAACAG GGAAAAGCACTCAATGCTGTGGCATCTCGGAACGCAAAAGTTTTAGTTGTGGGCAATCCGTGCAACACAAa TGCTCTTATTTGCATGAAGAATGCTCCGAACATACCAGCAAAGAATTTCCATGCATTGACTAGGTTAGATGAAAATAGAGCCAAATGCCAG CTTGCCCTGAAAGCCGGTGTATTTTATGATAAAGTGTCTAATGTTACTATATGGGGAAATCATTCGACAACTCAG GTTCCTGATTTTTTAAACGCTAAAATCGATGGCCGGCCA CTAAAGGAAGTTATTAATGATATCAAATGGTTGGAGGAAGAGTTCACTAACATCATTCAAAAT CGTGGAGGTGTGCTGATTAAAAAATGGGGTAGGTCTTCAGCTGCATCAACTGCTGTTTCAATAGCCGATGCAATAAAGTCTCTCATCACTCCCACTCCAGAAGGCGATTGGTTCTCCTCCGGG GTTTATACCAATGGAAATCCTTATGGCATTGCAGAAGATATAGTTTTCAGCATGCCCTGCAGATCACAG GGAGATGGTGATTATGAGCTAGTCAAAGATGTACTAATCGACGATTTCCTCCTAAAACGTCTTAGAAAG ACCGAGGCTGAGTTACTTGCTGAGAAACGATGTGTCGGCCATCTTACCGGAGAG GGCAATGCATATTGTGATCTACCGGAGGACACAATGCTTCCGGGCGAAATGTAG